The genomic interval TGCTGTGGGGTTCGAGGATTCGCGCGGCTACCATGGCAACCACCAGGTCCCGCTCCCGGCAGGGGCGGGAAGAGAGCAAGGCGTCGAACCCCAGCCGCTTCATCGCCGACAGGACAGCCTGCACGTGACCATGATGGGCGGAACCAACGGCCTTGAAGAGGGTATCCACCGGAGCGAGTTGCTCCCCCCGGAGAATCTGGCGGATCCTCTCGATCTGCTCGATGGGCAGCGAGGAAAGATTCGCCAAGGTGCGCTTCTTGACCTTCCCTTTTTCCCGATACGATTCGCGCAGCAGGTAGGCGGGAGAGGAGTTCCGATTGGGGACGACGTCGATGTGCATGGTTAC from bacterium carries:
- a CDS encoding transposase; translated protein: MHIDVVPNRNSSPAYLLRESYREKGKVKKRTLANLSSLPIEQIERIRQILRGEQLAPVDTLFKAVGSAHHGHVQAVLSAMKRLGFDALLSSRPCRERDLVVAMVAARILEPHS